One region of Labrus mixtus chromosome 1, fLabMix1.1, whole genome shotgun sequence genomic DNA includes:
- the LOC132979413 gene encoding gastrula zinc finger protein XlCGF57.1-like, producing the protein MKTNKKLSSARSSSEIYGHDDAKMEVSTESSKRKEPFSPAKNPPATKKKDTGSEEDVQQLLVSKEELPPEQQEWSHILDQEDTKPQHIKEEHEELWISQEEEQLQGLEEADTTKFPFTPFSVKSEDDEEKPQSSQLHQRQTEQMETGAESERDSDPERRLQPETEVEIEDSDEPETDDSDDWQETGEDLSELNLKIKKLKTGKRPHRCSEYGKRFNRKGTLTRHMLVHAGEKPFSCSVCCKSFTHRQSLTRHMLVHTGEKAFRCSVCSKSFTLRQHLTTHMLVHTGEKAFRCSVCSKSFTQRGNLTKHMVIHTGEKPFSCSVCSKSFTRRGSLTTHMLVHTGEKAFRCSVCSKSFTQREHLTTHMLVHTGEKAFRCSVCSKSFTQRGNLTKHMGIHTGEKPFSCSECGKRFSSKGNLTKHMMIHTGEKC; encoded by the exons ATGAAGACGAACAAGAAGCTCTCTTCAGCCCGCAGTAGCTCGGAGATTTACGGTCATGATGATGCTAAGATGGAGGTCTCTACCGAGAGCTCCAAAAGAAAAGAGCCTTTCTCTCCAGCGAAGAACCCACCAGCAActaaaaagaaggacactggGTCAGAGGAAG atgtccagcagctgttggtgagtaaagaagagcttccacctgagcagcaggagtggagccacattctggaccaggaggacactaagccccaacacattaaagaagaacatgaggaactgtggatcagtcaggaggaagaacagcttcaaggactggaggaggctgataccaccaagttccccttcactcctttttctgtgaagagtgaagatgatgaagagaaacctcagtcctcacagcttcatcagagacaaactgaacagatggaaacaggagcagaatcagagagagactcagatccagagagacgtttacaaccagagactgaggtcGAGATAGAAGACTCTGATGAAcctgagactgatgacagtgatgattggcaagagacaggagaagatttgTCAGAATTAAACCTGAAAATTAAGAAACTAAAGACTGGTAAGAGACCACACAGGTGCTCGGAGTAtggtaaaagatttaaccgaAAAGGGactctgaccagacacatgttggTTCACGccggagagaaacccttcagctgctctgtttgctgtaaaagctttacccataGACAAagtctgaccagacacatgttagttcatacaggagagaaagctttcagatgctctgtttgcagtaaaagctttaccttaagacaacatctgaccacacacatgttagttcatacaggagagaaagcttttagatgctctgtttgcagtaaaagctttacccaaagAGGAAATCTAACCAAACACATGGTgattcacactggagagaaacccttcagctgctctgtttgcagtaaaagctttacccgaaGAGgaagtctgaccacacacatgttagttcatacaggagagaaagctttcagatgctctgtttgcagtaaaagctttacccaaagagaacatctgaccacacacatgttagttcatacaggagagaaagcttttagatgctctgtttgcagtaaaagctttacccaaagAGGAAATCTAACCAAACACATGGGgattcacactggagagaaacccttcagctgctctgagtgtggtaaaaggtttAGTTCTAAGGGAAATCTTACcaaacacatgatgattcacacaggagagaaatgcTAA